A single genomic interval of Lentimicrobium saccharophilum harbors:
- a CDS encoding nucleoside recognition domain-containing protein codes for MTEPNLTGRMRKSVMIALPKGLKTAWWLIKITVPVSLAVMLLDHYGILSMVAGYTSPLFSRLGLPGASAVVFITSIFTNIYSVVAILAMLDFPLREGTILAVMCLISHGFLIESAVMKRTGSSVARMVLVRLTGSFLAAWLLNLVMPGNMSEVPLLVSGTGIGLTAALLHWLTSITSTVLKILVLVNLLLIAQQLMEEFGWIAAINKPLGPVMKVFGLPRSATLSWVVANLIGLAYGSAIMIDQREKGRMNRSDADLLNHHVAVSHSQLEDPLLFITLGYTLHWLIWPRMLVALLAVWLRKLELRWSRQRARLPEPV; via the coding sequence ATGACTGAACCCAACCTTACCGGCAGAATGCGAAAGTCGGTGATGATAGCCTTACCAAAGGGGCTGAAAACCGCCTGGTGGCTGATAAAAATTACCGTCCCTGTTTCGCTGGCCGTGATGCTGCTCGACCATTACGGCATCCTCAGCATGGTTGCCGGTTATACCAGTCCGCTGTTCAGCAGGCTGGGGCTCCCCGGCGCTTCGGCAGTGGTTTTTATCACCAGTATTTTTACCAATATTTACTCGGTGGTAGCCATCCTGGCCATGCTTGACTTTCCGCTGCGTGAAGGCACCATACTGGCGGTAATGTGCCTGATTTCCCACGGGTTCCTGATTGAATCGGCAGTAATGAAAAGGACAGGCTCATCCGTGGCACGCATGGTGCTGGTACGTTTAACGGGAAGTTTTCTTGCCGCCTGGCTGTTGAACCTGGTAATGCCCGGCAATATGTCTGAGGTTCCCCTGCTTGTATCCGGAACCGGTATTGGTCTGACAGCGGCGCTGCTTCACTGGCTTACCTCGATCACCTCCACAGTGTTGAAGATTCTGGTGCTGGTGAACCTGCTGCTGATCGCGCAACAACTGATGGAGGAATTCGGATGGATTGCGGCCATCAATAAACCATTGGGACCGGTGATGAAAGTCTTTGGGTTGCCACGCAGTGCCACCCTTTCATGGGTGGTAGCCAACCTGATCGGCCTCGCCTATGGTTCGGCCATTATGATTGATCAGCGCGAAAAGGGAAGGATGAACCGCAGCGATGCCGATCTGCTCAACCATCACGTAGCGGTATCACATTCGCAACTGGAGGATCCCCTGCTTTTTATTACCCTTGGCTATACCCTGCACTGGCTGATCTGGCCACGTATGCTTGTGGCCCTGCTGGCGGTATGGCTACGGAAACTTGAACTGCGATGGTCGCGACAACGCGCCCGCCTGCCGGAGCCGGTCTAA
- a CDS encoding MarR family winged helix-turn-helix transcriptional regulator: MAYEQLKLENQLCFPVYAASRLITREYQPYLEKLGITYPQYLVLMILWEKDRLPVTDIARKLILNTNTITPLLKRMEQTGLIVRKRSPEDERKVMIELTDKGRAMQEEAARIPEALVSQLMKGDLRAGELTDLKARLTALIRLLSANETD; the protein is encoded by the coding sequence ATGGCCTACGAACAACTTAAACTCGAAAATCAGCTCTGCTTCCCCGTATATGCGGCCTCCCGCCTGATTACGCGCGAATATCAGCCCTATCTGGAAAAATTGGGGATAACCTACCCCCAGTATCTTGTGTTGATGATATTGTGGGAAAAAGACCGTTTGCCGGTGACCGATATAGCCAGAAAACTTATTCTCAATACCAACACCATTACGCCGTTGCTGAAGCGGATGGAGCAGACGGGGCTGATTGTGCGGAAGCGTTCGCCGGAAGATGAACGGAAGGTGATGATTGAGCTTACAGACAAGGGAAGGGCCATGCAGGAGGAGGCTGCGCGTATTCCCGAAGCATTGGTAAGTCAACTGATGAAAGGAGACCTGAGAGCCGGCGAACTGACCGACCTGAAGGCGCGCCTCACCGCGCTGATCAGATTACTGTCTGCAAATGAAACGGATTAG
- a CDS encoding glutathione peroxidase — protein MNNNFYQFEAKSLNGKPVSMETYKGKAILVVNTASKCGLTPQYEGLEELYKKYEDKGFVILGFPCNQFANQEPGDETSISEGCLINYGVTFPMFAKVDVNGETAHPVFKYLTTELRGLLSKKIKWNFTKFLIDTKGRPYKRFAPVTKPAALEPYIRKVLGIS, from the coding sequence ATGAACAACAACTTTTATCAGTTTGAAGCGAAAAGCCTGAACGGAAAGCCGGTCAGCATGGAAACCTACAAGGGGAAAGCTATTCTTGTGGTAAACACAGCCAGCAAATGCGGACTCACACCCCAGTATGAAGGATTGGAAGAACTCTATAAAAAATACGAAGACAAAGGGTTTGTAATCCTTGGTTTTCCCTGCAACCAGTTTGCCAACCAGGAGCCGGGCGATGAAACTTCCATTTCGGAGGGCTGCCTGATCAACTACGGCGTTACCTTCCCCATGTTTGCCAAGGTGGATGTCAACGGCGAAACGGCACATCCCGTCTTTAAATACCTGACGACCGAATTGAGGGGTTTACTGAGCAAAAAGATTAAATGGAACTTCACCAAATTCCTGATCGACACCAAAGGCAGGCCTTACAAACGTTTTGCTCCGGTTACCAAACCAGCGGCCCTGGAACCATACATCCGCAAGGTGCTGGGGATATCCTGA
- a CDS encoding DoxX family protein: MKISERLQRGYNVKTHWILSLFRILLGLSLLFVGISHLTFARAEFVAQVPDWVPVPDDLTVLLSGFAEIILGLALVILPKWKALTGWVVALFFVIIFPGNIAQYVNQIDAFGLDTDRARLIRLFFQPVLIAWALWSTGAFKAFKNKS; this comes from the coding sequence ATGAAGATTTCAGAAAGACTGCAGAGGGGTTACAATGTTAAAACTCATTGGATATTAAGCCTTTTCAGAATCCTGCTTGGCCTGAGCCTGCTGTTTGTAGGTATTAGTCACTTGACCTTTGCGCGGGCGGAATTTGTCGCCCAGGTGCCCGACTGGGTGCCGGTCCCCGATGACCTCACCGTGTTGCTTTCGGGTTTTGCGGAAATAATCCTGGGCCTGGCGCTGGTGATTCTGCCCAAATGGAAAGCACTGACTGGCTGGGTGGTGGCGCTTTTCTTCGTGATCATTTTCCCGGGAAACATCGCGCAGTATGTGAACCAGATTGATGCATTCGGCCTGGATACCGACCGGGCACGGCTTATCCGCCTTTTCTTTCAGCCTGTACTCATTGCATGGGCCTTATGGTCCACCGGGGCATTTAAAGCATTTAAAAACAAGAGTTAA
- a CDS encoding amino acid permease: MHFRHLFRRKSIDMILAHAKNEQEAGHLMRKDLGVRDLTSFGIAAIIGAGIFSTIGNAASYGGPAVSLLFVFSAIACGFSALCYAQFASSIPLSGSAYTYAYASFGELVAWIIGWDLIMEYAVGNIAVAISWSGYFCGLLSGFGIHIPDYLTIDYLSASRGFKEASELLAAGMPVADLPGELAEAWRAWTMSPALGGLRLIADVPAFAIVVFITWLVYRGIRESKRASNIMVLLKVAILLMVIAVGAFYINPENWSPFAPNGIGGVLKGVSGVFFAYIGFDAISTTAEECKNPQRDLPRSMIYSLIITTVLYVAISLVLTGMVSYHLLGVSDPLAFVFDRLHLTKLSGIIALSAVIAMASVLLVFQVGQPRIWMSMSRDGLLPPVFAKLHPRYQTPAFSTIITGILVAVPTLFMNLTEVTDLTSIGTLFAFVLVSGGILILDGKKTPAGNLGRKGSGKFRVTYINSRYWLPVIWLGVFLILLKLDPEDLQALISFDRLPGETVWDVVKHKIPHAAFLIVAVSVTWIAVKKELSLIPALGLLTNFYLMSQLGITNWLRFLIWLLIGLVLYFVYGARHSRLKTLR; encoded by the coding sequence TTGCATTTCCGACACCTCTTCCGTCGCAAGTCCATCGACATGATTCTTGCTCACGCAAAAAATGAGCAGGAAGCCGGGCACCTGATGCGCAAAGACCTCGGCGTGCGCGATCTTACCTCTTTTGGCATTGCAGCCATTATCGGTGCAGGGATATTCAGTACCATCGGGAATGCTGCTTCTTACGGAGGGCCGGCTGTCTCTCTCCTCTTTGTTTTTTCGGCCATAGCCTGCGGATTTTCAGCGCTTTGCTATGCACAGTTTGCCTCATCCATTCCCCTTAGCGGAAGTGCATACACATATGCTTACGCCAGTTTTGGAGAGCTGGTGGCCTGGATTATCGGATGGGATCTGATTATGGAATATGCCGTGGGAAATATCGCTGTGGCCATTTCATGGAGCGGATATTTCTGCGGATTGCTGTCAGGATTCGGCATTCATATTCCCGATTACCTCACCATCGATTACCTGAGTGCATCCCGGGGATTTAAGGAAGCCTCGGAATTGCTTGCTGCCGGCATGCCCGTTGCGGATTTGCCGGGTGAACTGGCCGAAGCCTGGCGCGCCTGGACCATGTCGCCTGCATTGGGCGGGCTCCGGCTGATCGCCGATGTCCCCGCGTTTGCCATTGTTGTCTTTATCACCTGGCTGGTGTACAGGGGGATACGGGAGTCGAAAAGGGCCAGCAATATCATGGTACTGCTGAAAGTCGCCATTCTGCTGATGGTGATCGCCGTTGGCGCGTTTTATATCAATCCTGAAAACTGGAGCCCCTTCGCTCCAAACGGCATCGGCGGCGTGCTGAAGGGCGTCTCGGGCGTGTTTTTTGCCTACATTGGCTTTGATGCCATCTCTACCACCGCCGAAGAGTGTAAAAATCCGCAACGCGACCTTCCCCGATCCATGATCTATTCACTGATCATTACCACAGTGCTCTATGTGGCCATCAGCCTGGTGCTCACCGGCATGGTGAGTTACCACCTGCTCGGGGTGAGTGATCCGCTGGCCTTTGTATTTGACAGGCTGCACCTGACAAAACTGTCGGGCATCATCGCCCTGAGCGCCGTAATCGCCATGGCCAGCGTACTGCTGGTATTTCAGGTTGGACAGCCGCGCATATGGATGAGCATGAGCCGCGACGGTTTGCTGCCCCCGGTGTTTGCCAAACTTCACCCCCGGTACCAGACACCTGCCTTTTCCACCATCATTACCGGAATTCTGGTGGCCGTGCCGACACTTTTTATGAACCTCACGGAAGTCACCGATCTCACAAGTATCGGAACCCTTTTCGCCTTTGTCCTGGTCTCGGGCGGTATCCTGATCCTCGACGGGAAGAAAACCCCCGCCGGAAACCTCGGGCGTAAAGGCAGCGGAAAGTTCAGGGTTACTTACATCAACAGCCGTTACTGGCTGCCGGTTATCTGGTTGGGCGTGTTTCTGATTCTGCTGAAACTTGATCCCGAAGACCTGCAGGCATTGATCAGTTTCGACCGGCTTCCCGGAGAAACCGTATGGGATGTGGTGAAACATAAAATACCGCATGCCGCATTCCTGATTGTGGCTGTATCCGTCACCTGGATCGCCGTGAAGAAGGAACTTTCACTGATTCCCGCCCTGGGCCTGCTCACCAATTTTTACCTGATGTCGCAGCTGGGCATCACCAACTGGCTGCGTTTCCTGATCTGGCTGTTAATCGGACTGGTGCTTTACTTTGTCTATGGTGCCCGTCACAGCCGGTTAAAGACACTCAGGTAG
- the carB gene encoding carbamoyl-phosphate synthase (glutamine-hydrolyzing) large subunit codes for MKKHQIRKVLVLGSGALKIGEAGEFDYSGSQALKALREEGIHTVLINPNIATVQTSQGVADTVYFLPVTPLFVGKIIEKERPDGILLAFGGQTALNCGVELFRQGTLERYGVRVLGTPVEAIIETEDRRLFADKLHAIGVDTPRSIAVTTAEEARAAAGKLGFPIIVRAAFTLGGQGSGFCSDMDELERLAGNAFSYSDQILIEESLKGWKEIEYEVVRDKYDNCITVCNMENFDPLGIHTGESIVVAPSQTLSNAEYHKLRSISIQIVRSVGIVGECNVQFALDPDSEAYRVIEVNARLSRSSALASKATGYPLAHVAAKLALGYGLHELKNSVTRTTSALFEPALDYIVCKIPRWDLNKFTGVSKEIGSSMKSVGEVMSIGRTFEEAIQKGLRMTGLGLHGFVANEHLDFPDLDQSLSEPTDMRIYALAEAFSRGYTVERLHELTRIDAWFLQGLANISRMAATLAGYSLATISPELMLAAKRLGFSDFQLARLLMGGDSGTMHERLLKVRAWRITHHIKPVIKQIDTLAAEYPAFTNYLYLTYNGDVSDIAPQDDKKSVVVLGSGAYRIGSSVEFDWSGVNALQTTRRLGYRPVMINYNPETVSTDYDMCDRLYFDELSFERVMDILDAEQPLGTILSTGGQIANNLAMRLYRSGVNILGTSPVNIDMAEDRHKFSSLLDRLGVDQPRWRELSSLAEIETFASEVGYPLLIRPSYVLSGAAMNVVSNPEDLKHFLQVAAKVSKEHPVVVSEFIESAKEIEVDAVAANGSLVVYAISEHVEFAGVHSGDATIVFPAQKLYLETTRRIKRITRQIAGALEISGPFNIQFLAKDNHIKVIECNLRASRSFPFVSKVLKINFIDLATRVMLGEAVEVPHKNMFDIDYLGIKASQFSFSRLAKADPVLGVDMASTGEVACLGETFHDALLKAMFSVGYRMPERGVLISSGDVKSKVQLLEPARMLAAKGIPLFATRGTARFLEGNGIQAGVLHWPDEAQTPNTLEYIRERRVDLVINIPKDLSKTELHNDYTIRRSAIDFNIPLITNAQLAAAFITAGCRLSLDELELKSWNEYGGW; via the coding sequence ATGAAGAAACACCAGATCAGAAAAGTGCTTGTGCTTGGCTCGGGAGCCCTGAAAATCGGAGAAGCCGGGGAATTTGACTACAGCGGGTCTCAGGCGCTGAAAGCATTGCGGGAGGAGGGAATTCACACGGTGCTGATCAACCCGAACATCGCAACCGTGCAAACCTCGCAAGGTGTTGCCGATACCGTCTATTTTCTGCCGGTTACCCCGCTTTTTGTAGGAAAAATTATAGAAAAGGAGCGTCCTGATGGTATTCTGCTTGCATTTGGAGGCCAGACAGCGCTGAATTGCGGAGTGGAACTTTTCAGACAAGGCACTCTTGAGCGGTATGGGGTGCGGGTGCTTGGAACCCCCGTTGAAGCCATCATCGAAACCGAAGACCGCAGGCTTTTTGCCGATAAGCTGCATGCCATAGGGGTGGATACACCGAGGAGCATCGCCGTGACTACAGCAGAAGAGGCCCGGGCTGCCGCCGGGAAGCTCGGATTCCCCATTATCGTGAGGGCTGCCTTTACCCTGGGTGGCCAGGGATCAGGTTTCTGCAGCGATATGGACGAACTGGAACGCCTGGCGGGGAATGCCTTTTCCTATTCGGATCAGATCCTGATCGAAGAATCCCTGAAAGGCTGGAAGGAAATTGAATACGAGGTGGTCAGGGACAAATACGACAACTGCATCACCGTGTGCAACATGGAGAATTTCGATCCCCTTGGCATTCATACGGGTGAGAGCATCGTGGTGGCGCCTTCACAGACCTTAAGCAATGCCGAGTATCATAAACTGCGCAGCATCTCCATACAGATTGTCCGTAGCGTGGGAATTGTCGGTGAGTGCAATGTTCAGTTTGCGCTGGATCCGGATTCGGAAGCTTACCGGGTAATTGAAGTCAATGCAAGGCTTTCGCGGTCTTCGGCGCTGGCTTCAAAAGCCACAGGATATCCTTTGGCGCATGTGGCTGCCAAACTGGCATTGGGTTATGGACTTCATGAACTGAAGAACAGCGTTACCCGCACCACTTCAGCGCTTTTTGAGCCGGCCCTTGATTACATCGTCTGTAAAATACCGCGATGGGACCTGAATAAGTTCACGGGCGTTTCCAAAGAGATCGGTTCCAGTATGAAGTCGGTGGGGGAGGTTATGTCGATCGGCCGGACTTTTGAAGAAGCCATACAAAAGGGGTTGCGCATGACAGGGCTGGGACTGCACGGTTTTGTTGCCAATGAGCATCTTGATTTTCCTGATCTCGACCAGAGTCTCAGCGAACCGACCGATATGCGCATTTATGCGCTGGCGGAGGCATTTTCGAGGGGTTATACGGTAGAGCGTCTGCATGAGCTTACCCGCATAGATGCCTGGTTCCTTCAGGGGTTGGCTAACATCAGCCGGATGGCAGCTACACTCGCCGGATATTCCCTCGCTACCATCAGCCCGGAGCTGATGCTGGCAGCCAAAAGACTGGGTTTTTCCGATTTTCAGCTGGCCCGTTTACTGATGGGCGGCGATTCCGGGACTATGCACGAACGTTTGCTGAAGGTACGTGCCTGGCGCATAACTCACCATATAAAGCCGGTTATCAAGCAGATAGATACCCTGGCTGCAGAATATCCGGCTTTTACCAACTATCTCTACCTTACCTACAACGGAGATGTTTCGGATATTGCCCCGCAGGATGATAAGAAATCGGTGGTGGTACTGGGTTCCGGGGCCTACCGCATCGGCAGCTCGGTTGAGTTTGACTGGTCGGGTGTGAATGCCCTGCAGACGACCAGAAGACTTGGTTACCGTCCGGTAATGATCAATTACAATCCCGAAACGGTAAGTACCGACTATGATATGTGCGATCGTTTGTATTTCGATGAGCTGAGTTTCGAGAGGGTCATGGATATACTTGATGCGGAGCAACCTTTGGGAACCATACTGTCAACCGGCGGGCAGATAGCCAATAACCTGGCAATGCGGCTCTACCGCTCAGGGGTGAATATACTGGGCACCTCACCGGTAAACATCGATATGGCGGAAGACCGTCATAAATTCTCGTCCCTGCTCGACAGGCTCGGGGTAGATCAGCCACGCTGGCGTGAGCTGAGCAGTTTGGCTGAGATTGAAACTTTTGCTTCCGAAGTGGGTTATCCGTTGCTTATCCGTCCGTCGTACGTGTTGTCAGGTGCTGCAATGAATGTGGTTTCAAATCCTGAAGACCTGAAACATTTTCTGCAGGTGGCCGCTAAGGTTTCGAAGGAACATCCGGTGGTTGTCTCTGAATTTATCGAATCCGCCAAGGAGATTGAGGTGGATGCTGTGGCTGCCAATGGCAGTCTGGTGGTTTACGCCATTTCGGAACATGTTGAATTTGCGGGGGTACATTCCGGAGACGCTACCATCGTTTTCCCGGCGCAGAAGTTATATCTTGAAACCACCCGCCGCATCAAACGCATCACCCGTCAGATTGCCGGCGCGCTGGAGATCAGCGGGCCCTTTAATATTCAGTTTCTTGCGAAGGACAACCACATCAAGGTGATTGAATGTAACCTGCGCGCATCCAGGAGCTTCCCGTTTGTGTCAAAAGTGCTGAAGATCAATTTTATAGATCTTGCCACCCGGGTAATGCTCGGTGAAGCGGTGGAAGTGCCGCACAAAAACATGTTTGATATTGACTACCTCGGCATCAAGGCAAGCCAGTTTTCCTTTTCGCGCCTTGCCAAGGCAGATCCGGTACTGGGGGTGGATATGGCCTCCACAGGTGAAGTAGCTTGTCTGGGTGAGACCTTCCATGATGCCTTGCTTAAGGCCATGTTTTCGGTGGGTTACCGGATGCCGGAGCGCGGCGTGCTGATTTCCAGCGGAGATGTGAAGTCAAAGGTGCAGTTGCTTGAGCCCGCCCGGATGCTTGCCGCGAAAGGAATTCCCCTCTTCGCCACACGGGGCACAGCCAGGTTTCTGGAGGGAAACGGGATTCAGGCCGGTGTACTTCATTGGCCCGATGAAGCGCAAACCCCCAATACCCTCGAATATATCCGCGAACGCCGGGTTGACCTGGTTATCAATATCCCGAAGGACCTCTCAAAAACAGAGCTGCACAACGACTATACCATCAGGCGGAGCGCCATCGATTTCAATATTCCGCTGATCACCAATGCACAGCTGGCTGCTGCTTTTATAACTGCAGGATGCCGGCTTTCACTGGATGAACTGGAACTTAAGTCCTGGAATGAATATGGCGGATGGTGA
- the carA gene encoding glutamine-hydrolyzing carbamoyl-phosphate synthase small subunit produces the protein MTRIPAKLLLSNGMSFSGYSFGHTGSVSGEVVFNTAMTGYPESLTDPSYRGQILVLTYPLIGNYGVPDTISEAGLPAFFESDQIHISGLVISSYSEQYSHWNAGRSLASWLGEHSIPAIEGIDTRALTQVIREHGAMTGKIIVDGEEVNWRNPNSENLVAEVSTKEVIRYGNGRYRILLVDLGVKYNIIRHFLKRDTTVIRVPWDYDFTGLEYDGLFLSNGPGDPKKCEATIRHLQRQLTHPKPVFGICLGNQLMALASGADTFKLRYGHRSHNQPVLQAGTNKALVTSQNHGFAIDSKTLGSEWEEWFINLNDGTNEGIRHRELPHFSVQFHPEASSGPTDTEYLFDEFLSEVGRFSGR, from the coding sequence ATGACAAGAATCCCTGCAAAACTTTTGCTCTCAAATGGCATGTCGTTCAGCGGATACTCATTCGGGCACACGGGAAGTGTCTCGGGTGAGGTGGTTTTTAACACCGCCATGACCGGTTACCCCGAGAGCCTTACCGATCCCTCATACAGGGGGCAGATACTGGTCCTCACATATCCCCTGATCGGCAACTATGGTGTTCCTGACACAATTTCAGAAGCGGGTTTACCCGCTTTTTTTGAATCTGATCAGATCCATATCAGCGGGCTGGTCATCTCTTCATATTCCGAACAATACAGCCATTGGAACGCAGGCAGGAGCCTTGCCTCCTGGCTGGGTGAACACAGCATTCCCGCGATTGAAGGGATTGATACCCGTGCACTTACCCAGGTAATCCGCGAGCACGGAGCCATGACAGGAAAAATCATCGTGGATGGGGAAGAGGTAAACTGGCGTAATCCCAATTCGGAGAATCTGGTGGCCGAAGTCAGTACGAAGGAAGTAATCCGGTATGGAAATGGCCGGTACCGGATTCTGTTGGTCGATCTTGGCGTTAAGTATAATATCATCCGCCACTTCCTCAAGCGCGACACCACGGTGATCAGGGTTCCCTGGGATTATGATTTCACCGGTCTGGAATACGACGGGCTGTTCCTGTCAAACGGCCCGGGAGATCCGAAAAAATGTGAAGCAACCATCAGGCATTTGCAACGTCAGTTGACACATCCAAAACCCGTGTTCGGGATTTGTCTGGGAAACCAGCTGATGGCGCTGGCCTCGGGTGCCGATACCTTTAAGCTCAGATACGGTCACCGGAGTCATAACCAGCCGGTGCTTCAGGCCGGTACCAACAAAGCTTTGGTCACTTCGCAGAACCATGGCTTCGCAATAGACAGTAAAACCCTTGGCAGCGAATGGGAGGAATGGTTTATCAACCTCAACGACGGCACGAACGAAGGAATCAGGCACCGTGAATTGCCCCATTTTTCGGTGCAGTTTCATCCTGAAGCATCCAGCGGACCGACAGACACTGAGTACCTGTTCGATGAATTTTTGTCTGAGGTCGGCCGCTTTTCAGGACGTTAG
- a CDS encoding YiiX/YebB-like N1pC/P60 family cysteine hydrolase: protein MAILVLAVIGLMLGQAADRRLSGISVESMPDRNNLLLPELLDGDIVFRKGRSLVSAVVMMNDPSTAYSHVGIVIHIDGEPFVVHAVPGEPDENGEEIVRCDKTADFLSIDKASRYAVYRLCRDTAGFSARAASKAMEYYEKKLAFDKAFDIRSDERLYCTELVWKAYLSSGINLTGNRFTQLSMNLLADSLILPGQLIHSNLLKEILLNH, encoded by the coding sequence ATGGCAATACTGGTGCTGGCGGTAATCGGACTGATGTTGGGGCAGGCCGCTGACAGGAGGCTCTCAGGAATTTCCGTAGAGTCAATGCCTGATAGAAATAATCTGTTGCTTCCTGAATTACTGGACGGAGACATCGTTTTCAGAAAGGGAAGAAGTCTGGTAAGTGCAGTTGTAATGATGAACGATCCTTCCACGGCCTATTCCCACGTTGGAATCGTCATACATATTGACGGAGAGCCCTTTGTGGTCCATGCCGTTCCCGGAGAGCCCGATGAAAACGGGGAAGAAATAGTCAGATGTGATAAAACAGCTGATTTTTTAAGCATCGACAAGGCAAGCCGGTATGCTGTTTATCGTCTTTGCAGAGATACTGCCGGTTTTTCGGCCCGGGCCGCTTCCAAAGCAATGGAATATTATGAAAAGAAGCTGGCATTTGACAAAGCGTTTGATATCAGAAGCGATGAACGGCTTTACTGCACCGAGCTGGTATGGAAGGCCTATCTTTCATCCGGAATCAACCTGACCGGCAACCGCTTTACACAGCTGAGTATGAATTTGCTGGCCGACAGCCTGATTTTGCCCGGACAACTGATTCACAGCAACTTGCTGAAAGAAATACTACTTAATCACTAA
- a CDS encoding DUF4878 domain-containing protein has translation MKKIMLVTLALVTMAAFSLLVSCSGSGKTPADISKSFIYSLEKGDVDAAYDLLNGTGEATEEEMQKMKAFLGEGSKQIAEKKGIKSIEVVKETISEDGTKADVTLKVTYGNGEEDESESVLRKTEEGWKISIEK, from the coding sequence ATGAAAAAAATCATGCTTGTTACCCTGGCCCTGGTCACCATGGCTGCATTCAGTTTACTTGTTTCCTGTTCGGGATCCGGCAAAACACCCGCAGATATAAGCAAGTCATTCATTTACAGCCTTGAGAAGGGAGATGTTGACGCAGCATATGACCTGCTGAATGGCACCGGCGAGGCGACAGAAGAAGAAATGCAGAAGATGAAAGCTTTTCTGGGGGAAGGATCCAAACAGATTGCAGAAAAGAAAGGAATCAAATCCATTGAGGTAGTTAAAGAAACCATCAGTGAGGACGGCACCAAAGCTGATGTTACCCTGAAAGTCACCTATGGGAATGGAGAAGAGGATGAATCAGAATCTGTTCTGAGAAAGACAGAAGAAGGTTGGAAAATTTCCATAGAAAAATAA
- a CDS encoding bile acid:sodium symporter family protein: MHEDLLLLDNIRLNFSQASLHIMNITIGFIMFGVALEIKWDQFRDVLRNPRKVIVGLLAQYLVLPAVTFLAVWLLGGYITPAVAFGMILVASCPGGNVSNFISSVAKANVALSVSLTAAATVLALIFTPLNFAFWGKLYSTTSPLLRPIVIDPVDMFRTVIILLGIPVAAGILFSQKLPRITEKIKKPIKTLSLLIFAAFVIMAFRNNYGYFIMYAKWIIIIVLIHNGMALLSGYFTASAFGLNQIDRRTISIETGIQNSGLGLVLLFNPKIFPPELNMGGMAFIAAWWGIWHILSGLGLATFWSWGRPLRKTEVVSS, encoded by the coding sequence ATGCACGAAGATCTGTTGTTGCTCGATAACATACGGTTGAATTTCAGCCAGGCCAGTCTGCACATCATGAACATCACCATCGGATTTATTATGTTCGGGGTGGCGCTCGAAATCAAATGGGATCAATTCAGGGACGTATTGAGAAATCCGAGGAAGGTGATCGTCGGCCTGTTAGCCCAGTACCTCGTATTGCCTGCAGTAACATTTCTGGCGGTCTGGTTGCTGGGAGGTTACATAACACCGGCGGTTGCTTTCGGTATGATACTGGTGGCTTCGTGTCCGGGCGGAAATGTTTCCAACTTTATTTCGAGTGTGGCCAAAGCCAATGTCGCCCTTTCGGTGAGCCTGACAGCTGCAGCCACCGTGCTGGCCCTGATCTTTACCCCCCTTAACTTTGCTTTCTGGGGAAAGCTCTATTCCACCACCTCCCCCCTGCTCAGGCCCATCGTGATTGATCCGGTTGATATGTTCCGCACGGTAATCATACTGCTTGGCATTCCAGTGGCGGCAGGCATTTTGTTCTCACAGAAACTGCCCCGGATTACCGAGAAAATCAAAAAGCCGATCAAAACCCTCTCGCTGCTGATTTTCGCGGCCTTCGTCATCATGGCATTCAGAAATAACTACGGCTATTTCATCATGTATGCCAAATGGATTATAATTATTGTACTGATTCATAATGGCATGGCATTGCTTTCCGGATACTTTACCGCTTCTGCATTTGGCCTGAACCAGATTGACCGCCGCACCATCTCCATTGAAACCGGAATACAGAACTCTGGTTTGGGGCTGGTTTTGCTTTTCAATCCGAAAATCTTTCCCCCGGAATTGAATATGGGCGGAATGGCCTTTATCGCAGCCTGGTGGGGAATCTGGCATATCCTGTCAGGTTTAGGATTAGCCACCTTCTGGAGCTGGGGAAGGCCGCTCAGAAAAACGGAAGTTGTATCATCCTGA